In Deltaproteobacteria bacterium, the genomic window TGGCCAGGAGGGAGGAGACGATCCACCGGGACAGGAAGATCGGTCTCATGCAGTCCTCCTATATCTTTCCGAAAACGAAGTTGGATATGAGTTCCTCAAGATCGACCGAGGGCTGAGTCTCCCTGATTCTTCCGCCTGGGGGTATGATTTTCGCCGATCCACCGGGGGTGATTTCGACATACTTCTCACCGATCAGTCCCTTTGTTTTTATGGAGGCGATAGCGTCTTCCTGGATCTCGACTCCCTCGGAAATATTCAGAATGACCCGGGCCTGGTAATTCTCCAGAGCGATACTCTTGACCCGTCCCACCTCCACGCCCGCGATCACGACGGGAGAACCGGCTTTCAGCCCTCCGCTGTTGGAGAATACAGCATAGAGGTTGTACCCCTTGCTTCCCATGATTTCCATTCTCGCGAGTTTGACCGAGAGGTAACCCAGACAGATAATCCCGAAGATCACAAACAACCCGACTGACAGTTCAAGATCGAATCTCTTCATCCTTGGCCTCTGGCTTCCCCTCATCCAGTGGAATTACCGGACCTACCCGATCGGTTCCTTCACACTTCCATGGATGAACTCTTTGACGATTGGGTTCTCTGATGAAACTATCTCTTCAGGTGTTCCCACGGCCAGTATGGTTCCCTCGTGCAGCAAGGCCACCTTTTGCACTATGTCGAATATCCTCGGTATCTGGTGGGTTACGATTATCCCGGTGAACCCAAGGTTCCTGTGACACTTCCGGATAAGGGTTAGAATCGCGCAAGCGATGATCGGATCCAGGCCGGTTGTGGGCTCGTCAAAGAGCATGATCTCAGGGTCTTTTACGAGGGCCCTTGCCAGGGCTGCCCGTTTGACCATTCCTCCGCTGAGCTCTGCAGGATACTTGTGCTCTGATCCGGCAAGGCCGACTTCCTCGATCTTTGAGAGTACGGTCCTGCGGATCTCCTCGCTGCTCGAGGCACCCCTCTCTCTGAGGGGGAACGCGACATTCTCAAAGACCGTCAGGGAATCGAAGAGAGCCCCCCCCTGGAAAAGGAATCCGAATCGGCTCCGCAGCCGCTCCAGTTCCTTTCCTGTCGTGCGGGCCATGTCCAGCCCGGCAACGAGGACGCGCCCCCTGTCGGGTTTCATCAGCCCGGCGATGTGCTTTAGGAGTACGCTCTTTCCGTAGCCGCTCATCCCGATGAGGGCGAGAACCTCTCCCCTTTCGACCTGGAGAGAGACGCCCCTCAGCACTTCCGGCCCGTTGAAAGACTTGTGGAGATCCTCGACTCTGATCATCTCGCCTATCGGAAAAGGACCGAAGTCATGAAGTAATCCCAGACAAGGATAAGCACCGATGAGAGGACCACCGCCTGAGTGGTCGCCCGGCTCACGCCCTTGGCTCCGAATCCGGTATAGTACCCCTTATAGCAGCAGACCCAGGCCATCAGCCCACCGAAGCTGAGAGACTTGTAAATTCCTTCCAGGACATCTCTCATGTCGACATAGGTGGTTATCTCTCCAAAGTAGGTCCCGCTGCTCACTCCCAGAAGTTTCACCCCCACCAGATAGCCCCCGAAGATGCCGACCGCGTCGCAGATCGCCGTCAAGAGGGGAAGAGCGACGACTGCCGCCAGGAAGTTGGGCACCACGAGATACCGGAAAGGATTCAGCCCCATCAGCTCGATGGCGTCGATCTGTTCACTGATCCTCATGATCCCGATCTCGGCGGTCACGGCGGATCCTGCCCTTCCTGTGACCATCAGGCCCGACAGGACCGGTCCCAGCTCCTTGATCAGAGACAGAGCTACCATGGGCCCCAAAAGAGCGACAGATCCGAACCTTCTCAGGGTGTAGAACCCCTGGAGTCCCAGAACCATACCCGAAAAAGCGCCGGTGAGCAGGATCACCAGTATGGACTGAAACCCGATAAAGCGGATCTGGGTGAGAGCCCGGGAAAACTTAAGGGGAGGGGTCAGGGTGTAGAAAATCACCCTGGAGAGAAAGATTCCAAACCGTCCTGTTCTCCGGAGGGCGAAGAGGGATACAGCCCCCACCCTCCTAAGGGAGGAGCGGAAGAAAACCAGAATAGGACTCTCCATGGTATGAATCTTCTTGGTTCCCAAGAGTGTGTCTTGAGGTTCACCGTGTGATGCTGCAAATAATCACTATATCACAAAAAGAAGCCCTCTTCACAGGCACCCCGGTTGCCCGATGTCCCTGGGAAAGGAGGCCCGGTACTCGTCACGTGCGAAGCAAAAGGGATGCCATTTCTCGCGGTCTGCCCCGCTCAGGCTCGACGGAGAGCCGATGCCTTCCGCGATGTCGCTCCGAAGACGGCCTTCTTCAAGACGTGGGAACGCCTTCAGGTATTTTCCCCTTGACTAAACAGAGGATATCAATAATATTGACTGTACAAAACCGCGGCTTAAGAAACAGAGAAGGAGAGGCTGAGGGGGGATTCGGGCTTCTACTTGGAGGTTGACAAATGCGCCTGAAGAGCAAACTCGACAGAGGGCAATTCGCAATCCTGGCTGAAATGGAGCCACCCAAAGGGGTAGATGTCTCGGCGATGGTGAGCAATGCCGCTCGGGTGAAGGAAAATGTGGACGCCTTTGTGATTCCCGATATGAACGATGCCGTTGTCCGCATGAGCGCACTCGGGGGCGCCGCGATTCTCCAGGGAAAGGGGATGGAGACGGTGATGCAGGTGGGCTGCCGGGATCGAAACCGATTGGCCCTCCAGGCCGATCTGCTGGCGGCACATGCCTGCGGTGTCGGTGCCGTGATGGCGGTAAAGGGGGAGGATCCGAGCTTTGGAGACCACTATGAGGCCAGAGCGGTCTACGATCTCGAACTTCTCCAACTCCTGGACGTGGTCCAGAAGCTCCAGCAAGGACAGGACATGGCAGGAGGCGATCTTGCCGGATCGCCTGAATTCCTGGTCGGCTCGACCGTGAACGGGGGGGCCAGGGGAGATGCCTTGGAACTGGAACTCGAGGAACTGGGCAAGAAGATCGAAAAGGGGGCGCGCTTCTTCGTCACCCCACCTGTCTTCGATATCCCGTCCATGGATCCTTTCCTGAAGCGTGTCGACCGCAAGAGCACCCACATAATCCCGACTGTGCTCCTCCTCAAATCGGTTGGAATGGCCCGTTACATCCAGCGGCACCGGCAAGACATCCGCATGCCGGAGGCTCTGATCGAGCGGATACAGAAGGCCCCGGACCGGGCCGGTGAGTGTACCAGGATTGCGGCCGAGATGGTATCCGGACTGAAGGACAAGGGATTTAGCGGGGTCCTTCTGTCCGCCATGGGCTGGGAGGACAGGCTCCCCGAGATCCTGGAGAGAGCGGGCGAGTGGGGAGAGGGTCAAGATGGGTGAGGCAAGGAAGGGGGCGTCCTCTGTCCTTCAATTTCGGGATATACAGCAAAGGAGGAGTCGTATATGAGCGAAAAGAAGAGGATTCTTGTGGTGGACGATGAACCTGATTTCTGTTCCATCGTCCAGGCCAATCTCGAGAAGGAGGGGTTCGAGGTGGAGGTCGCCTATGATGGGGTGGAAGGCCTGGAGAAGGTTAAGGCGAATCCTCCGGATGCTATCGTCCTCGATGTCATGATGCCCGAGAAGGACGGCTACCAGGTCTGCGCGGAGCTCAAGGCAGACGAGCGCTATGCCGATATCCCCATCCTAATGTTGACCGCCGTAGCGTCCCGGGTATCGTCCACACGGTATTCCCATCGTGAGGGGATGAGTATGGAGGCGGAGGACTATCTTCCCAAGCCGGCCTCCGCTCAGCAGATCCTGGAAAGCGTCAAGCGGCTTCTCAACCTCTGAAGTCGTGGACCAATCCAATCTTCAGGAGCAGCCGAAGTGGAGTTCCGCCGCGGGTCTTTGATCGATGCTATGGAGGAGTTCGTGGCCGGACTTAGGCGTCGCCGAGGGCAGAGAGGCTGGATTGGTCGGGTCCTCTTTGCCGCCTCCCCATGCCTCAGGGATTAGCACTCGATCGCCCCGAACGATCTTGGCAGGAGTGGGGCAGGCTGCGGATCGGTATGAGAGTCGGTTTGGCTCCTTTGGTCTGGAGTAGTTTGCGGAGCGAGGGATTCTCAGATGAGATCGTCTACAGGAGACTCGAAATGGAGAACATAAAGGGACGGGCCAGGGTCCTTGTGGTGGGTAGTGAGTCTGATTTTCTGCAAATGGTGGGCAAGGCTCTTGAGGGCCGATTCGAAGTGCTCTTTGCATCGGACGAAAAGGAAGGGCTGTCCAAGGCGAGAACCGAACGGCCGGACGCGATCGTCTTGGGGTATCTCGAACCACGGGGCACCTCTTTTCGGCTCCACAAGAGACTCCGGGGGGGTTGGATAACCAAACATATCCCTCTGCTCGTGGTAGACGTCCGCCTCCCGGGGCAACCCCACAGGGGATGGACGAGTCAGGAAGCCATGCAGATGGATGCGGAGGATTACCTTTCCATCGCACCGGATGATGCCGCCTCGATTTCGCGGATGATGGAGTCCGTTCAACTCCCGGAGAAGATCAGCACCCGGTTGAGCGAGAGGACCAACTCTCTCAAGGAGGCGATCCTCGACCCCGAGACCTTCTGTGTAACTTGGGAGCAGATCCCCGGTCGGGGGGCTTTTGAAATCCAACAGGAGCAGGTGATCGACAACGTGGCCAAGGCCGCCGAGAGCGGCAGGATTCACGCCGTCAGCGTAACGGACAACCCGGGAGGGAATCCCGCTCTCTCCACAGAGATGTTGTGTGCGGAGATCAAGAAGCTCGGTGTCGAACCCCTGGTTCACCTCGCCTGCAGGGACAAGAACAGGAGTGAGATAGAGAGCATGCTTTACGGGGTCGCCGCAGAGGGTGTGAGAAATATTCTCGTCCTTTCGGGTGACTACCCGTCGGCCGAGGGGTTTGAGGGGAGACCCAAACCCGTGTTCGATGTGGATCCGATCAATGCTCTCCGGTTGATCGAGACGATGAACCGAGGGTTGGAACACCAGGTCATGGGCAAGAAGGTCACCCTGGCTCCCACCGATCTGTTTGCCGGGGTCTGCGTCTCTCCTTTCAAGAAACTCGAGTCGGAGCTCATGGCTCAGTACTTCAAACTCAAGAAGAAGATCGAGGCAGGGGCCAAGTTCGTGATCACCCAGGTCGGCTATGACGCCAGAAAATTCCATGAGGTACTCCAGTGGTTGAGGGTCAACAACTACGACATACCTGTGTTCGCAAACGTATACGTCCTGCCCTATGGAGCGGCCAGGCTGATGAATGCCAACGGGATTCCCGGCTGCGTGGTGACCGATAAGCTGGTGGCAGAACTGGCAGAAGAGAGAAAGGCCGAGGACAAGGGGAAGTCCGGCCGGCTGCTCAGAGCCGCAAAGATGTATGCCATGGCCAAAGGCATGGGTTATGCGGGTGCCCACATCGGAGGACATGGCATTACCTACGAGATGGTGGAATACATCATCGAGAAGGGGGAGGAGCTGTCCAAGGATTGGGAGAGCCTGGTGGCGGAGTTCGATTATCCCCAGCAGGACGGCTTCTACCTCTTTGAAAAGAACCCTGAGACAGGATTGAACACCGATGTCTTGGCCCAAAGGCCCCTGAGGCCCTCAAAGCCGCTCATCTATCGATTCGCCAGGATGGCGCACGGGCTGCTCTTCAACGAGAAGAGCTGGAGATTCAAGTTGCTCCGCCCGATGGCCAGAAGGGTCGACTCCTGGCCATGGGCCAAGGGGACGGTCGATTACCTTGAGCACCTGGCCAAAGCAGCCCTTTTCCGTTGCATGAATTGCGGCGACTGTGCCCTTTTCGATGTGGCTTTTGTCTGTCCCATGTCCCAATGCCCGAAGAACCAGAGGAACGGGGCCTGCGGAGGGAGCTACGAGGGATGGTGTGAGGTATATCCCAACCAGAAGAAGTGTGTCTGGGTCCAGGCATATGAGAGGCTTAAGGCCTACGGCGAGGAGACGGCCCTGGCGGATTACATCGTACCCCCCTGCAACTGGGAGCTGTGGCAGACCTCCTCGTGGCTCAATTTCTATCTGGGCCGGGACCATACAGCCAGGAGGCTCGGCATCAAACCGCCCTCCGAAGAGACGCCCGCCGGGGAACGTGGTGAGGTAGTCCGGAAACCGGGGGAGAAGAAAGCCCGGTCCGGAAGCTAGAGTTCATATGAAGGTCTTTTGCATCCTGGGCGATGAGCGGGCTTTTCGATCCAAATCGCCCGTCATCTTTTCGGCCGTGTTGAAACGAGTCGGAATCAAAGGGGTGTACGTGCCATTCAAGGTCGACCCGGATCAGTTAGGCCAGGCCGTGAGGAGCCTGAGAGCCCTCAATATCTCGGGTGCAAATGTCACCGTTCCATACAAGGAGAAGGTCATTCCCCATCTCGATGCGCTTTCGGAAGGAGCGACACTCATCGGAGCGGTCAACACGGTTGTCCGTAACGGCGGAATACTCAAGGGTTACAATACCAATGCCATCGGTTTCATGGATGCCCTCGATCACGCCGGTTTTGATGTGGCCGGCAAGTCTGCCCTGGTTTTTGGGGCCGGGGGTGCAGCCAAGGCGGTGGTTTTCATACTCAACTGGCTTCGGGCTGAATCGATTCTCATAGCGGCCAGGAGAGAGGAGAAAGCCGCAGAGATCGTCAACCGCATCGGGGGCGAGTCAAAGCCGATGGCCGCCCTGCTCGATGGACCCGTAGCCGCCCACATAGTGGTCAACGCCACCCCCGTATCCAGTCCGGACGAGTCGGCCGAATTGGCTGCCCTTGTCGCGGGACTGGACATTCCTGGATGCGAGCTGGTCCTCGATCTCAACTACGGCCGCCCCCGAAATCTCTGGCAGGAGCTGGCCCTTTCCAGGAACATACCCTTCATGGACGGCCGGCACGCCCTCGCCTTTCAGGCAAAGCGGAGCTTCGCCCTCTGGACAGGAATCCAGGTTGAGCCGGAGGAGTTTCTCAGAGCCATGGGCGAGGCATGAGATCAGCCGGGCTCTTGGGTGGCTTTCACGGGGAGGACGACCGTGAAGGTACTACCCTCTTCCGGGGTGCTCTCCACCTCGATGAACCCGCCCAGGGAATCCACGAGACCCTTGACGATGGGCAGCCCGAGTCCCGTACCGGTTATGTGCCTCGTCTTCTCGTTTTTCACCCGGTAGAATCGGTCGAAGATCTTGTCGAGATGCCTCGGTTCTATTCCAAACCCGTTATCTATGACTTCCACGCGGATGTTGATTCCGGCAAGCTCGGCCCTTACCCTGATTGCTCCCCCCTCCTGGGTATAGTTGATGGCATTGGTTATGAGATTTCCGAAGATGCTTTCCAGTGCCAGGGGATCAGCGGTGATCTGGGGGAGGGGTTTGTCCGGTAGTTCGAGGAGCAGGGATTGATTCCGGCTCTTTGCCCTGGCAAGCAGAAAATCGATGACCCCTTCGAGGATCTCCTCGAGCTGGACCTGCTTGGGCTCCTGAGCCACGATCCCCGCCTCGATTCGGGACAGATCGAGGAGATCCCCGATGAGGGCAATCAGTCCCTGGGTCTTTTCTTTGGCCCGGGACAGAATGTACTGGTCGTTTTTGGAGGTCTGCCCCACTACGTCCGTAAGGACGAGGGCCAGCTGTTCGTGGATCGTTGAAAGAGGAGATCTGAGCTCGTGGGAGACCTTGGCCACGAACTCTGACTTGAGTCGATCCAGGGCCTTCATCTCTGTAATGTCCACGACGTTGACCACGGCCCCCAGGCATTCCTTCCTTTCACCCAGAACAGGATGGCCCCTTGCGAGCAGGTACTTCTCGTTGGGCAGGGCGAGCTCGTAGGTGGGGATATCGTCAAAATCCACATGTTTTCCCTGGGAGATCTCCATGACGAGATTGCAGAGCCCGGGGTCGGTGACATACCTGTCTATCTGATCCCCAGGCCCCCGGTCAGGGGAGAGGTCGAGGAGTTGTCGGAAGGCCGGGTTCATGAGAACTACCTGCCCCCTGGCGTTTGTCACCACCACCCCGTCCGGAAGGGATTGGAGAATCGTATGGAGGCGGCTCTTCTCCGTGTCCAGATCAGAGAGGGTTCTCCTCCGCTCCTCTTCGAGTTTCTCTGCTTCCCTGGTGAGACGGAACTTTTCCAGCGCCCTGTTCACCACGATCCGCAACTGGTCGGGCTCGAAGGGTTTGGGGATGAAGTCGTAGGCCCCCTGTTTCATCGCCTCGATTGCCGTCTCCACCGTGGCATACCCGGTAATCACGATGACCAGAATCGTGTCATCCATCTCCCGGATCCGCCTGAGCACCTCCATCCCATCCATGCCCGGCATCTTCATGTCGAGGAGGACGATGGAGGCCCTCTCCTTCTCGAGAACCGCAAGCGCCTCTTCTCCCTGGGCAGCGGTGAGAACCTGGCAGTTCATCCGGCTGAGGATTCTCTGAGAGCCCTCTCTGATGCCCTCTTCATCATCCACAACCAGGACTCGCGGGGCGCCGGGGTTACTCTCCATCTCCACTGTCTCCGCTATCGGGCCGGGTAAGGGGGAGTTCGATTACGAAGGTGGTACCTTCGCCCGGTCGACTCCTTGCCGTGATGCGGCCGCCGTGGTTCTCCACGATGCCGTACACCAGGCTGAGCCCCAGGCCCGTGCCCTTTCCCTCTTCTTTGGTGGTAAAAAAGGGCTCGAAAATCTGCGGCAGGATCTCCTCGGGTATGCCCGGCCCCGTGTCCGTGATCTCGATGATCACCCCTTCGCCGTCAGGGGAGAGACGGGTTTTCAGTGTAAGGGTCCCCTTTCCCTCCATCGCCTCGACGGCATTGAGAATGATGTTCATGAACATGTGGTTGAGCTGTTGGATGTCCCCCTGGACAGGGGGGAGGGAGGGACTCAGTTGCTTCTCTATCTCTATGTTCTGAAAGATGGCCTGGTTCTCCAGGAGAAAGAGGGTCCTCGAGATGGCGCGGTTTATGTCGTGGGGACGCATCTCCTGGCGGGTCTGCCGGGCGAACTCGAGGAGTTCCTTGACCGTGTCGCGGCACCTCTGGGCGTCCTTGAGGATGCGCTCGAGGTCCTGCCGGGCCCCGTCTTCAAGTTGGTACTCCTCGAGGGCGAGTTTGGCAAAGAGGGTGATCCCTCCCAGGGGGTTGTTGAGCTGGTGAGCTACACCGGCGGCGAGTTTTCCGAGTGAGGCCATCTTCTCGGACTGGAGCAGCTGGAGTTGGGTCTTTTCCAGCGCCTCTTTCATTCTCAGGGTCTCGCGGAGATCGTGAAAGAACCCGATGGTGGCTACCTCCCGGTCCCCTTCGCACACGATGGCCGCGTTGAGGCTGATTGGGATCGCCTCGCCGTCTTTTCTCAGAAGATCGACCTGATAGGATTTGAGCTTTCCCCTGCCCCCATAATCTTCGCTGCGAAGCTTCTGCATTACGTCTCGTGCGCCGTCGCCGGGATAGATATCCCGGATGTTGAGGCGGTGGAGGGCCTCCTCTATGGTGTAGCCCAGGATCTCTGAGGCGGCGTCGTTGAAGATGAGGATTCTCCCGGTCTTGTCTGATGCGATGACACCGTCAACGGAGCTCAGGATCAGGTTCCGCAAGAAGGCGCTGGACCGGTGGAGGCTCTCCTCGAGCTTACCCAGGATGGGGAGGTCGAAATCCAGGACCGCGACAGCCTCGACCGTCTTTCCCGAGAAGATGGGGTAGGCGTAAAGACACGAGATAACCTCCTCCTGGGGACAGTGCTGGCCTTCTCTTAGGACGGGCTTACCGGTCCTCATGGTCTCCATTGCGGGACAGTTCTCACAGGGACAGGAGAGACCGTTGTAGACCTGGTGGCAGCGTTTGCCGAGAACCCGGGATCCCCCTTCCCGAGCAGCCTCCCTTGTGGTTGCAAGGATTTCACAGTCGGGCGAGACGACCACGACGTTATGTTTGAAAGCGTAGAGAGCCCGGAGGAGGTATTCTCTCTGTCGATCCACCTGCATTTCTCTTCCCATTGGGAAAGCGACCTTTGAAAGGTTACCGGTAAACCGCCGATCCTGTCAAGGGTCACAAAGATCGGCCGGGGCTTGTGAAAAAATATACTTGAATTAGCCCTTGAAATGAGTTAATTTACTGCTGACCTACTCGCCCCAGACAGAAGAACAACTGGGATTCTCCGACCATCGATAGGCCCCCTGAAAGAGGGATAGCAAGTTCAGGGGGCTGGCGCGTTAATTTCCATGAGGAAAGGGCAATACAGATGAAATCAGAGAGTCATCTCGAAAAGGTATTGGAAGCCGGGCATTTTGCCTTTACGGGTGAACTCGGACCGCCCCGTGGAGCCAATGTTGAAGCCGTGAGAAAGAAGGCAGGCCATTTGAAGGGAATGGTCGATGCCGTGAACATAACCGACAACCAGACCGCCGTGGTCCGGTTGTCGAGCTGGGCGACATCGCTGATCGTGCTCGAGGAGGGCCTCGAACCGAATTTCCAGATGACCTGCCGGGACAGGAACCGCCTGGCCATGCAGGCCGACATTCTCGGGGCCTACGCCCTTGGCATCAGGAACATGCTCTGTCTCACCGGCGACCACCAGCAGTTCGGAGACCATCCGAAGTCGAAGGGCGTATTCGACATCGACTCCATCCAGTTGATCAGCATGGTGAAGACCATGCGGGACGAGGGCAAGTTCCTGAACGGTGTCGAGATCGACGTTCCTCCAAAGGTATTTATCGGGGCTGCGGCCAACCCTTTCGGTGAGCCCTTCGAGTGGCGCGTGCACCGTCTGGCCAAGAAAATCGCGGCGGGTGCAGACTTCATTCAGACCCAGTGCATCTACAACATGGACAAGTTCAGGGAGTGGATTCGCCAGGCAAACGACATGGGATTGACGGAAAAGGTCTATATCCTGGCCGGCGTCACCCCGCTCAAGAGTGTAGGTATGGCAAAATACATGAAAACAAGCGTTCCCGGTCTGGACGTGCCCGACGAATACATAAAACGCCTTCAAGGGGTGGAGAAGAAGAAGGCCGCAGAAGAGGGTATCAAGATCGCCTGCGAACAGATAGAGCAGTTCAAGGATATGAAGGGAGTGGCCGGTGTGCACCTCATGGCGATTGAGTGGGAGCATAGGGTACCGGAGATCGCCGAGCGGGCCAAGGTGTTGCCCAGGCCCCAGGTGTAGGAAGGGCCTGGTCTGGTTGGGCCTGGGGAAGGGGCTTCTTTCCCGCTGAGGTGCGGCAGGCAGCGAGATCAGAGAACAAGGGGGCATCGATGTACGATTTTGTTCGTGGACCGCTGGTGTGGGTGGCTTTTGCGGTTTTCTTCGGAGGGCTGGTCTTTCAGGCCCTTCGATTCTTCAGCCTCACCAGAAAGAGGGATCGGGTTTTTCTCCCTGCAGGTATGCAGAGACGGGGAGGAGAGTCGGCCGGGCCCTCGAGAAACTGGCTTCGCTCTCTCAGGTTCACCATCATAGGGACCCACCCGGTCATGACCGTTGTCACCTCTGTCTTCCATGTCTGCCTCTTCGTGACCCCGATTTTTCTTCTGGCCCACAGCATCCTCTTTTACGAATCCTGGGGCATAGGGATATGGAGCTTTTCCGAATCCACGACAGAGGTGCTCACGATCGTCTTTCTTGCGTGTGGAGTCTTCTTTCTTCTTAGACGGATACTTCTCCGGCGGGTGCGGGCGATCACGACGGCTTATGACTATATAATTCTATTTGTCACGGTTGCTCCTTTTCTGTCAGGTTTCTTTGCCTACCACCAGTGGTTCGACTACAAGACCATGGTCATCGCTCATATCCTGACAGGGGAGTTGATGCTGGTGGTGATACCCTTCACCAAGTTGGGACACATGCTCTTCTTCTTCCTCTACCGTTTTCTTATCGGTAGTGAGTACAGCTTTGGACAGGGAAGCAGGACGTGGTAGGGGAAGAGAATCTGGGTAGACCGGGGGCGAGTGAATGGCTGAGCAAACAAAGGCATCCGTAGAAACCGGGAAGATCAAAGCGATGCTCGATCGCAGAAAGGGGAAGATGAAGCTTCTCCTTTCTCACTGTGCCCACTGCAGTATCTGTGCAGAGAGCTGTTTTCTCTACACGGCCCATCACGGTGATCCCCAGTACATGCCGTCCTACAAGGCGATTTTCTCGCTGGGAAGGCTATACAAGAAGAGGGGGAGAGTCGACAGGGGATTTCTGGAGGAGATAAAGGGGATCGTGTGGAGAAACTGCGTTCTCTGCCGCCGTTGCTACTGCCCCATCGGCATCGATATCCCAAGCATGATCGCCTTTGCTCGTTCCATCTGCCGATCCCAGGGGGTGTACCCGGATTTTGAGGAACCGGAGCACAGGGAAAGCTGGCTCTGAGCCGGGAAACAGGCCTGGGGCTGACCGGTCAACGGCGAAAAAGGCGGCTCTTGAAGGGAAGGGAGATATGAAGAAGAGGCAGTTCGTATGGTTTCTTGTCGGTCTTTTTGTAGTCGTCACCGGATCGATCCTCCAGGGACAACCGGAGAAGATCGTGCTCGATCATGACAAAGCCTTCAAGAAAAGGCAGCGCCCCCCGGTCGTCTTCCCCCATGAAGCCCAC contains:
- a CDS encoding PAS domain S-box protein, coding for MQVDRQREYLLRALYAFKHNVVVVSPDCEILATTREAAREGGSRVLGKRCHQVYNGLSCPCENCPAMETMRTGKPVLREGQHCPQEEVISCLYAYPIFSGKTVEAVAVLDFDLPILGKLEESLHRSSAFLRNLILSSVDGVIASDKTGRILIFNDAASEILGYTIEEALHRLNIRDIYPGDGARDVMQKLRSEDYGGRGKLKSYQVDLLRKDGEAIPISLNAAIVCEGDREVATIGFFHDLRETLRMKEALEKTQLQLLQSEKMASLGKLAAGVAHQLNNPLGGITLFAKLALEEYQLEDGARQDLERILKDAQRCRDTVKELLEFARQTRQEMRPHDINRAISRTLFLLENQAIFQNIEIEKQLSPSLPPVQGDIQQLNHMFMNIILNAVEAMEGKGTLTLKTRLSPDGEGVIIEITDTGPGIPEEILPQIFEPFFTTKEEGKGTGLGLSLVYGIVENHGGRITARSRPGEGTTFVIELPLTRPDSGDSGDGE
- a CDS encoding ABC transporter ATP-binding protein encodes the protein MIRVEDLHKSFNGPEVLRGVSLQVERGEVLALIGMSGYGKSVLLKHIAGLMKPDRGRVLVAGLDMARTTGKELERLRSRFGFLFQGGALFDSLTVFENVAFPLRERGASSSEEIRRTVLSKIEEVGLAGSEHKYPAELSGGMVKRAALARALVKDPEIMLFDEPTTGLDPIIACAILTLIRKCHRNLGFTGIIVTHQIPRIFDIVQKVALLHEGTILAVGTPEEIVSSENPIVKEFIHGSVKEPIG
- a CDS encoding shikimate dehydrogenase; amino-acid sequence: MKVFCILGDERAFRSKSPVIFSAVLKRVGIKGVYVPFKVDPDQLGQAVRSLRALNISGANVTVPYKEKVIPHLDALSEGATLIGAVNTVVRNGGILKGYNTNAIGFMDALDHAGFDVAGKSALVFGAGGAAKAVVFILNWLRAESILIAARREEKAAEIVNRIGGESKPMAALLDGPVAAHIVVNATPVSSPDESAELAALVAGLDIPGCELVLDLNYGRPRNLWQELALSRNIPFMDGRHALAFQAKRSFALWTGIQVEPEEFLRAMGEA
- the mlaD gene encoding outer membrane lipid asymmetry maintenance protein MlaD, with amino-acid sequence MKRFDLELSVGLFVIFGIICLGYLSVKLARMEIMGSKGYNLYAVFSNSGGLKAGSPVVIAGVEVGRVKSIALENYQARVILNISEGVEIQEDAIASIKTKGLIGEKYVEITPGGSAKIIPPGGRIRETQPSVDLEELISNFVFGKI
- a CDS encoding methylenetetrahydrofolate reductase C-terminal domain-containing protein is translated as MESVQLPEKISTRLSERTNSLKEAILDPETFCVTWEQIPGRGAFEIQQEQVIDNVAKAAESGRIHAVSVTDNPGGNPALSTEMLCAEIKKLGVEPLVHLACRDKNRSEIESMLYGVAAEGVRNILVLSGDYPSAEGFEGRPKPVFDVDPINALRLIETMNRGLEHQVMGKKVTLAPTDLFAGVCVSPFKKLESELMAQYFKLKKKIEAGAKFVITQVGYDARKFHEVLQWLRVNNYDIPVFANVYVLPYGAARLMNANGIPGCVVTDKLVAELAEERKAEDKGKSGRLLRAAKMYAMAKGMGYAGAHIGGHGITYEMVEYIIEKGEELSKDWESLVAEFDYPQQDGFYLFEKNPETGLNTDVLAQRPLRPSKPLIYRFARMAHGLLFNEKSWRFKLLRPMARRVDSWPWAKGTVDYLEHLAKAALFRCMNCGDCALFDVAFVCPMSQCPKNQRNGACGGSYEGWCEVYPNQKKCVWVQAYERLKAYGEETALADYIVPPCNWELWQTSSWLNFYLGRDHTARRLGIKPPSEETPAGERGEVVRKPGEKKARSGS
- a CDS encoding response regulator — protein: MSEKKRILVVDDEPDFCSIVQANLEKEGFEVEVAYDGVEGLEKVKANPPDAIVLDVMMPEKDGYQVCAELKADERYADIPILMLTAVASRVSSTRYSHREGMSMEAEDYLPKPASAQQILESVKRLLNL
- a CDS encoding response regulator — translated: MESNPGAPRVLVVDDEEGIREGSQRILSRMNCQVLTAAQGEEALAVLEKERASIVLLDMKMPGMDGMEVLRRIREMDDTILVIVITGYATVETAIEAMKQGAYDFIPKPFEPDQLRIVVNRALEKFRLTREAEKLEEERRRTLSDLDTEKSRLHTILQSLPDGVVVTNARGQVVLMNPAFRQLLDLSPDRGPGDQIDRYVTDPGLCNLVMEISQGKHVDFDDIPTYELALPNEKYLLARGHPVLGERKECLGAVVNVVDITEMKALDRLKSEFVAKVSHELRSPLSTIHEQLALVLTDVVGQTSKNDQYILSRAKEKTQGLIALIGDLLDLSRIEAGIVAQEPKQVQLEEILEGVIDFLLARAKSRNQSLLLELPDKPLPQITADPLALESIFGNLITNAINYTQEGGAIRVRAELAGINIRVEVIDNGFGIEPRHLDKIFDRFYRVKNEKTRHITGTGLGLPIVKGLVDSLGGFIEVESTPEEGSTFTVVLPVKATQEPG
- a CDS encoding ABC transporter permease; the protein is MESPILVFFRSSLRRVGAVSLFALRRTGRFGIFLSRVIFYTLTPPLKFSRALTQIRFIGFQSILVILLTGAFSGMVLGLQGFYTLRRFGSVALLGPMVALSLIKELGPVLSGLMVTGRAGSAVTAEIGIMRISEQIDAIELMGLNPFRYLVVPNFLAAVVALPLLTAICDAVGIFGGYLVGVKLLGVSSGTYFGEITTYVDMRDVLEGIYKSLSFGGLMAWVCCYKGYYTGFGAKGVSRATTQAVVLSSVLILVWDYFMTSVLFR
- a CDS encoding methylenetetrahydrofolate reductase, translated to MRLKSKLDRGQFAILAEMEPPKGVDVSAMVSNAARVKENVDAFVIPDMNDAVVRMSALGGAAILQGKGMETVMQVGCRDRNRLALQADLLAAHACGVGAVMAVKGEDPSFGDHYEARAVYDLELLQLLDVVQKLQQGQDMAGGDLAGSPEFLVGSTVNGGARGDALELELEELGKKIEKGARFFVTPPVFDIPSMDPFLKRVDRKSTHIIPTVLLLKSVGMARYIQRHRQDIRMPEALIERIQKAPDRAGECTRIAAEMVSGLKDKGFSGVLLSAMGWEDRLPEILERAGEWGEGQDG